The genomic interval GTGATGAACTGGATGACGTCGGGCCGCCGCAGCACCTATCTGCGCAACCGCGCCATCAACGAGCCGTCCGATTTCCGCGGCGTCAAGGTTCGCCTGCCGGAAGCCCCGGTGTTTGTCCGCACATTCTCGCAACTGGGCGCCATTCCGACGCCAATTCCGGCGACCGAAATGTATTCGGCCCTGCAGTCCGGGGTCGTGGATGCGATGGAAGGTTCACCCGAAGTCGCCTACACTTTCCGCATCCATGAAGTGACCCAATATTGCTCGATGACCCGTCACATTTTCCTGGACGGCTCGTTCGTGGCCAATAATTCGTTCCTGGCCGGCCTGTCCGACGCGAACCGGGAAGCGGTGGAACAGGCGGCAGCCGAGGCCGGCGACAAGCTGCGCAGCGAGCACCTTGCACGCGAAGAAGGCTGGCTCGAAAAGCTGGCCGAAGCCGGGCTGACCATCAACGAGCCCAACCTCGAGGCGTTCACCAGCCAGCTCGGATCGCTTCAGGACAGCTTTGCTCAGGAATCGGGCTCGATGGATCTGCTCACCGCCATCCGCGAACAGGCCTGAGGTTCTCATGATCACACGCCTCACGGGGTGGATCATGGATGCGGCGAAGGTCACCATGTCGGTGGCCTTCGCTGTCATGATCTTCACGACGCTGCTCCAGATCGTCAATCGATATGCGTTCAACTTCAGCATCTTCTGGACCGAGGAGCTGATCGTCATGCTGTTGGTCTGGGCAACTTTGCTGGGCCTGCCGGTACAGTTGTGGCGGCATGAGGAAATCCTCGTGGACATAATTGAGTTGCCCGCCGGCTGGATGCGCACGCTCAAGGCCAAGACGGCAATCGTCTCGTCCATCGTTTTCTGCGCGGCGCTAGCCTGGACCGGAATGGACTTTGCCATGCGCGGCCTACCGGTCGTGTCCCCGGCGCTGGGCATTTCGCGATTCTGGTTCTTTTTGCCCATTCCGCTTTCGGCTGCCCTCGCCATTCTGGCGCTCTTGGTGCGTCCGCCGGGACCAAGCATCGGAGGATATGATTGATGCTGATCTCGCTTACCCTTCTCCTGCTTCTGTTCATCGCCTTGGGCATGCCCATCGCCTTTTCCATGGGGCTGGCGGCCTTTGGCGCGCTGGCGCTGGATGGATCGATCCCGCTTCTGGTCATGCCCCAGAAAATGTACAGCTCGCTCGACAGCTTTCCACTACTGGCCATTCCCCTGTTTATTCTGGCAGGCGCGGTGATGAATATCAGTGGCATTACCGGCCGGCTCATCGACCTGTCGCGTATATTGGTCGGTCGGCTGCGCGGTGGCATGGGCCATGTCACGATCATGACCAGCTTCCTGTTCGCCACCATTTCCGGCTCTGCTGCCGCATCGGCCGCAGCAGTTGGCTCTATGATGGTCCCGGCCATGGTCGAGGACGGTTTCCGCAAGGAAGACGCTGCGGTGGTCAATGCCTCCGCCGCTATTCTGGGCCCGATCCTGCCGCCCAGCGTCGTCATGGTGATCTACGCTTCCATGACCGGATTGTCGGTAGGCACGCTGTTCCTTGCCGGTATTTTTCCAGGTGTGCTGATTGCCTTGGTGCTGATGGGTGCAGTCTTTGTTCTTGCGCATCGAGACGGCATCAAGAAGTCGGTGACCGCAGTCAGTGCCCGTGAAATCTTCGATGCGATCCGGCGCTCGATCGTTGCGCTCCTGATGCCAGCAATCATTGTGGGTGGCATTATATCGGGCGTGGTGACGGCCACCGAAGCCGGCGTGATCGCCGTGCTCTATGGCGCGGCCTTTGCCTTGCTGACACGTCGCAGCACACTGGGCCAGCTAGCCTCAAATATGACCCAGGCGGCGATCACCTCGTCCTCGATCATGATCATCATGGGCGGCGCATCGGTGTTCGGCTGGATCATCGCCCGCGAAGGCGTGCCGGTGATGATCGTGACCGCAATGCAGGCCTTTACAGCAGATCCCCTGATCGCCATGGCTGCCATTCTGGTGATCCTTCTCGTCATCGGCATCTTCATCGAGCCGATCCCGGCACTGATCATGCTGGTTCCGGTGCTTCAGCCACTGGGCATGTCCTATGGGTTCGACCCCTATCAGTTTGCCATGGTGATCATCTTTGGCGTGCTGATGGGATCGCTGACGCCGCCCGTTGCAGTCCTGCTGCTGATCACCTGCAAGATTGCGGGCGTTGACCAGAACAAGGCTAACCGCCCGTTGTTACCGGTCTTCGGGGCGCTGATCGGGGCGCTAGTGATCATCGCCTTTGTTCCGGGTGTATCGACGCTGATTCCCGCGCTGTTCAGCCCCTCATAAAGGGGATTGGACGGTCGTGGTGGCTGGCCAACGGTGCGTGCCCTGCGCCGTTGGCCAGCGACTTATAGGCAAGCTGGGGCCGATGCTTGCCGGGGACAGGATTAAGTGGCCGCCATGTATGCCAGCGGCTATCTGTCGGCAGCCTCGGCCTGGACAGCACGGCCGGGCGAGGACTGCCGGCTGCGCAGGATAAGCTGAGCCCCGCGGCTCTCGTTCAGGACGATATCCGCATTGACCAAGTCGTTGCTGTCGACCTTCGCTCGCGCGGCGTCACCACTGTAGCCATGAGACAACCATCGCTGCAGCAGGCGCCGCTCAAGCAGTTGACGATCCTCGCGCACCATGGTCACCAGATTAAAGAATGGCATCAGATCGGACCACGGCTTCGTTCCGATCAACAGATAATTGCACTCCACGATGATGTGGCGCGCGGAGCGTCCAGATGCAGATCCTGTCCGTTGTTGACGCGACAAAATCGGCGACATCATAGCCGAGTTGCGGGGTACATTGATCCCGTCGGCGCCATTTTCGCGCTAATCGTGTCCGGCGTCACGGCGGAGCTGAAGACCTGCGTCATCGACTCTGACCCCATGGTCTCCCGCGACGATAGCACTGACTATGAGGATATTGTCGCGGTCCCCTCGATCCTTCCAACACGTACCTGTCGTCCACCATCGCTTCGATCACAGCTTCCAACCCCGGCGTCTTGTCGCTCGAAATCACTCATCGGCCGAATGGCAGGCACAGGACGAAGTGGTCGTCGAATTTGTTGATGCTGACGGCGACGTCGCCGGTGGCCGCTCGGCATATCTGAACCTAAACACCGTCGCTTATGATAGCGGGGGGAGAAATCACCTTCGCAGCCAACTATGACCGAGGCGAGCCCGACGCCTCGCTGCCCCAGTCTTACCACTGTATCGGCATGGGCCATCGTGATGCCGACCGCACAATGTGCTATGAATTGGCCGATGATGGTATGGTTTACGAAAACCCAAAGGAAAGCAGTTGGCGCTGAGAACCGTCGGTGCTCTCAATAGGCGCAAAGACACACCCGATTCGACCTACCGGTGTAGTACGTGCAGTGCAGCGGTGATTTTTCAGAAGTTGCCCGACCTTAGAGGGGTCTAGAAGTCGGCTCGAATGCCTGGCTACGGTTGCATTCGACTGCCGTCGCCCAAAAGCTGCCTGACCGCTACCGGCCCCCTACCCTGGCGGGTGCGGGGCACCAGGATATTCATGGCGTTGAAATCACTTGGCACGCTGGCGCCAGGCGTTTCGCGCGTCGAGCCAGTTTCGAAGTCTCCGCGCCCGTGTACCGGCGCAAAATCGACGGTTACCATGAACATGGTGATCGTCACCGACTTCACCTTGGGCCTTGCAGTGTCCAAGGCTGAAGCCGATCTGTACCTGCACTGGGCCGACGACCTGCTGGCCCCGGCAAAGGATGATGTTGACGATAGCAATGGCTGAACAGATCGGATCGCGGACGCAAGCGCGTCGTCTTCGGGCTCTCGGCTATTGCCGCGTCAGCACTAGACGCCAGGCCGACCACCAGGTCTCCCTCGATGACCAACAGAGGAAAATCGACGCCACCTGCGTGCTCCGCGATGCCGATCTCGTCGAGGTGTTCGTTGAACCGGGGGTGTCGGCTCGATCCGATCAGCGGCCTGAGTTCAAGCGGATGCTCGCCTTCGCCTGCGATCCCGCCAATCACGTGGACGTGGTCATTGTTTATGCCTTCAGCCGCTTCTTCCGCAATCCCACCCAGTATCTGCACTACAAGGAACTTCTCTAACAGGCCGGCGTACGCCTGGTCTCGGCGACCCAGGATATTCCGGAAGGGGCCCATGGCGAGTTGATGGAAACCATCCTCGCCGCCTTCGACGGTCACCAGAGCGAGGTCAATGCCGGTATTGTCCGCGACATGATGATGGCCAACGCCGAAGAGGGCTACTGGAACGGTTCGGCGCCGCCCTTCGGCTAACGCACCAAGATCGCTCTGGTGCTGCGCCGCAAGGAGAAGAAGGTTCTCGAGGTCAACGAGGCGGAGGCCGCCATCGTCAACACGGTGTTCAGGCTCTACATGAACGGCCACGAGGGCGGCAGCCCCATGGGCATCAAGGCCATCACTACCCACCTCAACACCCGGGGCTACCGGTATCGGGGCAAGGCCTTCTATACCGCCTCGGTCGAGCGCATCCTCAAGAACGAAGCCTATATCGGCATCCATTACTACAATCGCATCGACAGCCGCACCCGCAAGGAATGCCCGCCATCCGAATGGATCAGGATGGCGGTGCCGGTCATCGTCGACCAGGAAACCTTCGATGCCGTACAGAGCACCTTGCAGGCGCGCAATCCCAGGAAGACGGCGCCGCGGGTCGTCACCGGCCCGACCCTTCTGACTGGTATTGCCGCCTGCGATCAGTGCGGGCGCGGCATGATGTTGCGCACCGGCAAGGGTGGCCGGTACAAGTATTTGACTTGCGCCAAGAGTGCCACCGAGGGCACCGGCTGTGGCCATTCGGTCAGGATGGACAAGATCGACGAGCTGGTGATCAGCGCCGTTGAGGAGCAGATCTTCGCTCCCCAGCGTCTCGCAGCCATCCTCGAGGCCATGACCGACCGAACCGATGCGACCCGCCAGCAACTCGATGCCGAGATCGGGCGACAGCGTGCCGCCATCGCTGACGCCCAATCGCGCCTCGACCGGCTCTACGACGCCATCGAGGCCGGTGTTGCCGAGCTACACTATACCCGCTTCAGGGAACGCGTCGATTTGTCCAAGCTGCAGGTTCGCGAGGGCACCGCAGCGCTCGAATCGTTGCGCCGGCGCAGCACGGTCCGGACTGAACTTTCACCGGTCATGGTGCGACGCTTCTCCTCCGGGATCCGCCGCCGCCTTCGCGATGCCGATCCGGCATTTCGTCGTACCTGGTTGCATACCTTTGTCAGCAAGGTGACCATCGGCAAGGATCGCATCCGCATCTGCGGACCCAAGGGTCAGCTTTTGAAAGCCGTTTCGGATGGGGAGGATTCTGCGCGAGCAATGGTGCCCAATTTTGCAGGAGAATGGCGCGCCGGTCAGAATAAAACTGCGAACTCATATCGTATTGAAATTAATAGATAATCCAAGATGGCCCTTGACCGTGCGCTTGGCTTTGCGACAACTCGCCTGCTTGGCGAAATTGCCTTCACATTGAGTGATGCGGAGTGATCGCCCTCTTCGAACGACGAGTGCTCAAGGTTCACGGAGGTGTTGCCGACAAGAGAGGTGCCTGTCGACGGAACAGCTCGTTGCTGCTGTCCTCATTGCGCAGTCCACCAAGCCAGTCACCGCAATTCTTTTACGTCATCTGTCGAACGGCCGGCTTTGACTGCTCGCGAACCGGCCGATGATTGACGCGCTGGAAGTGACCTATCGTTACTTGGAGACTACTTCATGGTCGGCATCTGGAATTCGGCGCCATCCTTGATACCGCTGGGCCAGCGTGCCGTTACGGTCTTTGTCCGAGTCCAGAATTTGATGGAATCGGTGCCGTGCTGGTTGAGATCGCCGAAGGCGCTCGCCTTCCAGCCGCCAAAGCTGTGATAGGCCAGCGGCACGGGAACCGGCACATTGATGCCGACCATGCCGACATTGATGCGCGCGGCAAAATCGCGGGCGGCGTCGCCGTCACGGGTGAAGACCGCGGTGCCATTGCCATAGGCATTGTCCATGATCAGGGTCACGGCATCCTCATAAGTCTGGCTACGCACGACACTCAGGACCGGGCCGAAGATTTCTTCCTTGTAGATGTCCATTTCCGGGGTCACGCGATCGAACAGGGTCGGGCCCACGAAATAGCCGTTTTCATAACCCTGCAGGGTAAAGTCGCGCCCGTCGATAACCAGTTCGGCGCCCTGGCTCTCTCCACTCGAAATCAGTGACTTGATGCGCTCCTGACTGGCCTTGGTGACGACCGGCCCCATTTCAGAGCCGGCATCGGAGGCCGGGCCGACCTTGAGCTTTTCGATCCGCGGCTTGAGCGCAGCAACGATGCGGTCCGCCGTGCCATCGCCGACCGGTACGGCCACCGAAACAGCCATGCAGCGTTCGCCCGCCGAGCCATAGCCGGCGCCCATCAGGGCATCGGCGGCCTTTTCCATGTCGGCATCCGGCATGATGACCATATGGTTCTTGGCGCCACCGAACGCCTGCACGCGCTTGCCATTGGCGGCTGCCGTTCCATAGACATAGCGGGCGATGGGCGTGGAGCCTACAAAGCTGATGGCTTCGATCTTCTCGTGTGCGAGAATGGCATCGACGACCGATTTGCCGCCATGCACCACGTTCAGGATGCCCTTGGGCAGACCGGCCTCAATGGCCAGCTGCGCCAGCCGCATCGGCACGGAGGGATCACGCTCGGAGGGCTTGAGAATGAAGGCATTTCCGGCAGCAATGGCGGGCGAGAGCATCCAGAGCGGGATCATGGCCGGGAAGTTGAAGGGCGTGATGCCCGCGCCGATGCCGACCGGCTGGCGCATGGAATACATGTCGATGCCCGGTCCGGCGCCGTCGGTGAATTCGCCCTTGAGCAGGTGGGGCGCGCCGGCGACGAATTCGGACACTTCGAGCCCTCGCAGGATGTCTCCCTTGGAATCCTCGACGGTCTTGCCATGCTCGGCGCTAAGCAGTTCGGCCAGTTCCTGCATGTTCTGGTTGATCAGGGCGACGAAATTGAAGAAGACGCGCGCCCGCCGCTGCGGATTGGTCGCTGCCCATTTGGGCTGCGCAGCGGCGGCCGAAGCGACGGCGACGTCCAGATCAGCCTGGCTTGCCAGCGCCACGCGCGCCTGAACCTCGCCGGTGGCCGGGTTGAAGACGTCCTGAAACTCGATCGAGTTGCCGCTGGTTTCGACGCCATCAATGAAATGTCCGATTGTGCGCATGATAATCCTCCTTGGCTGGAGGGGATAATCGCCCTATATAAATCGCACATCAACGCAATCATTTGCGTATCCGTTGTGCAGAAAATAAAGCACATGAACTGGG from Devosia sp. 2618 carries:
- a CDS encoding TRAP transporter substrate-binding protein produces the protein MTFLNSMNRRQMLLGSSALFGGLAMPAIVRGQGVTNIRLAHHLALESEQDIAANFFAQRVSELSGGAVAAQVLPAGQMGGQREIVESVALGTLEMGYGESGLYASYLPRFSVVALPYIYRDFEHWQSVVTGDLGKTLAGELEQASGMRVMNWMTSGRRSTYLRNRAINEPSDFRGVKVRLPEAPVFVRTFSQLGAIPTPIPATEMYSALQSGVVDAMEGSPEVAYTFRIHEVTQYCSMTRHIFLDGSFVANNSFLAGLSDANREAVEQAAAEAGDKLRSEHLAREEGWLEKLAEAGLTINEPNLEAFTSQLGSLQDSFAQESGSMDLLTAIREQA
- a CDS encoding TRAP transporter small permease subunit; amino-acid sequence: MITRLTGWIMDAAKVTMSVAFAVMIFTTLLQIVNRYAFNFSIFWTEELIVMLLVWATLLGLPVQLWRHEEILVDIIELPAGWMRTLKAKTAIVSSIVFCAALAWTGMDFAMRGLPVVSPALGISRFWFFLPIPLSAALAILALLVRPPGPSIGGYD
- a CDS encoding TRAP transporter large permease — translated: MLISLTLLLLLFIALGMPIAFSMGLAAFGALALDGSIPLLVMPQKMYSSLDSFPLLAIPLFILAGAVMNISGITGRLIDLSRILVGRLRGGMGHVTIMTSFLFATISGSAAASAAAVGSMMVPAMVEDGFRKEDAAVVNASAAILGPILPPSVVMVIYASMTGLSVGTLFLAGIFPGVLIALVLMGAVFVLAHRDGIKKSVTAVSAREIFDAIRRSIVALLMPAIIVGGIISGVVTATEAGVIAVLYGAAFALLTRRSTLGQLASNMTQAAITSSSIMIIMGGASVFGWIIAREGVPVMIVTAMQAFTADPLIAMAAILVILLVIGIFIEPIPALIMLVPVLQPLGMSYGFDPYQFAMVIIFGVLMGSLTPPVAVLLLITCKIAGVDQNKANRPLLPVFGALIGALVIIAFVPGVSTLIPALFSPS
- a CDS encoding recombinase family protein: MAEQIGSRTQARRLRALGYCRVSTRRQADHQVSLDDQQRKIDATCVLRDADLVEVFVEPGVSARSDQRPEFKRMLAFACDPANHVDVVIVYAFSRFFRNPTQYLHYKELL
- a CDS encoding recombinase family protein; the protein is MLRRKEKKVLEVNEAEAAIVNTVFRLYMNGHEGGSPMGIKAITTHLNTRGYRYRGKAFYTASVERILKNEAYIGIHYYNRIDSRTRKECPPSEWIRMAVPVIVDQETFDAVQSTLQARNPRKTAPRVVTGPTLLTGIAACDQCGRGMMLRTGKGGRYKYLTCAKSATEGTGCGHSVRMDKIDELVISAVEEQIFAPQRLAAILEAMTDRTDATRQQLDAEIGRQRAAIADAQSRLDRLYDAIEAGVAELHYTRFRERVDLSKLQVREGTAALESLRRRSTVRTELSPVMVRRFSSGIRRRLRDADPAFRRTWLHTFVSKVTIGKDRIRICGPKGQLLKAVSDGEDSARAMVPNFAGEWRAGQNKTANSYRIEINR
- a CDS encoding CoA-acylating methylmalonate-semialdehyde dehydrogenase, which codes for MRTIGHFIDGVETSGNSIEFQDVFNPATGEVQARVALASQADLDVAVASAAAAQPKWAATNPQRRARVFFNFVALINQNMQELAELLSAEHGKTVEDSKGDILRGLEVSEFVAGAPHLLKGEFTDGAGPGIDMYSMRQPVGIGAGITPFNFPAMIPLWMLSPAIAAGNAFILKPSERDPSVPMRLAQLAIEAGLPKGILNVVHGGKSVVDAILAHEKIEAISFVGSTPIARYVYGTAAANGKRVQAFGGAKNHMVIMPDADMEKAADALMGAGYGSAGERCMAVSVAVPVGDGTADRIVAALKPRIEKLKVGPASDAGSEMGPVVTKASQERIKSLISSGESQGAELVIDGRDFTLQGYENGYFVGPTLFDRVTPEMDIYKEEIFGPVLSVVRSQTYEDAVTLIMDNAYGNGTAVFTRDGDAARDFAARINVGMVGINVPVPVPLAYHSFGGWKASAFGDLNQHGTDSIKFWTRTKTVTARWPSGIKDGAEFQMPTMK